A genome region from Carassius gibelio isolate Cgi1373 ecotype wild population from Czech Republic chromosome A23, carGib1.2-hapl.c, whole genome shotgun sequence includes the following:
- the LOC127944602 gene encoding uncharacterized protein LOC127944602 isoform X3, whose protein sequence is MRFLSLLLVSAVSVVFCVAELKLEATAGDNVTISFRTAELEGADKVRIIFTRDDQKKLIAHYFCFHHGDCHVEERAGVSLRIEEGVFTLLNVSSESSGLYEAQVFNGKDVPKKTVTLVVKPQISSSRSPPQTSTSQPPQTSTSQPPQTSISERRRIYALIALVLFLGVLGVLGVCFFYKNMRTPHLQKPNGKEIVVPV, encoded by the exons ATGAGGTTCTTAAGCCTCCTCTTAGTGTCAGCGGTGTCAG TCGTTTTTTGTGTTGCTGAGCTGAAGTTGGAGGCAACTGCTGGAGATAATGTCACTATATCCTTCAGAACTGCTGAACTGGAAGGAGCCGATAAAGTGAGGATAATTTTTACAAGAGACGATCAGAAAAAGTTGATTGCGCACTACTTCTGTTTCCATCACGGAGACTGTCATGTCGAGGAAAGAGCAGGAGTCTCACTGAGAATTGAAGAAGGGGTCTTTACTCTTCTTAATGTCAGCTCTGAAAGCTCAGGTCTCTATGAAGCACAAGTGTTCAACGGAAAAGATGTTCCTAAGAAGACTGTTACTCTTGTCGTCA AACCACAAATATCCTCCAGTAGATCACCTCCACAAACCTCCACCTCACAACCTCCACAAACCTCCACCTCACAACCTCCACAAACCTCCATCTCTGAACGCAGAAGGATATATGCATTGATCGCTCTAGTTCTGTTCTTGGGGGTCTTGGGAGTTttaggagtttgtttcttctataaaaacatgagg ACTCCGCATCTGCAAAAACCGAACGGGAAAGAAATTGTAGTGCCTGTGTAG
- the LOC127944602 gene encoding uncharacterized protein LOC127944602 isoform X1 — MRFLSLLLVSAVSVVFCVAELKLEATAGDNVTISFRTAELEGADKVRIIFTRDDQKKLIAHYFCFHHGDCHVEERAGVSLRIEEGVFTLLNVSSESSGLYEAQVFNGKDVPKKTVTLVVKPQISSSRSPPQTSTSQPPQTSTSQPPQTSTSQPPQTSTSQPPQTSISERRRIYVLIAPVLFLGVLGFLGVWFFCKYTRTPHLQKPNGKEIVVPV, encoded by the exons ATGAGGTTCTTAAGCCTCCTCTTAGTGTCAGCGGTGTCAG TCGTTTTTTGTGTTGCTGAGCTGAAGTTGGAGGCAACTGCTGGAGATAATGTCACTATATCCTTCAGAACTGCTGAACTGGAAGGAGCCGATAAAGTGAGGATAATTTTTACAAGAGACGATCAGAAAAAGTTGATTGCGCACTACTTCTGTTTCCATCACGGAGACTGTCATGTCGAGGAAAGAGCAGGAGTCTCACTGAGAATTGAAGAAGGGGTCTTTACTCTTCTTAATGTCAGCTCTGAAAGCTCAGGTCTCTATGAAGCACAAGTGTTCAACGGAAAAGATGTTCCTAAGAAGACTGTTACTCTTGTCGTCA AACCACAAATATCCTCCAGTAGATCACCTCCACAAACCTCCACCTCACAACCTCCACAAACCTCCACCTCACAACCTCCACAAAC CTCCACCTCACAACCTCCACAAACCTCCACCTCACAACCTCCACAAACCTCCATCTCTGAACGCAGAAGGATATATGTGTTAATCGCTCCTGTTCTCTTCTTGGGGGTCTTGGGGTTTTTGGGAGTTTGGTTCTTCTGTAAATACACGAGg ACTCCGCATCTGCAAAAACCGAACGGGAAAGAAATTGTAGTGCCTGTGTAG
- the LOC127944602 gene encoding uncharacterized protein LOC127944602 isoform X2, whose protein sequence is MRFLSLLLVSAVSVVFCVAELKLEATAGDNVTISFRTAELEGADKVRIIFTRDDQKKLIAHYFCFHHGDCHVEERAGVSLRIEEGVFTLLNVSSESSGLYEAQVFNGKDVPKKTVTLVVKPQISSSRSPPQTSTSQPPQTSTSQPPQTSISERRRIYALIALVLFLGVLGVLGVCFFYKNMRTAHLQKTNGKEIVVTV, encoded by the exons ATGAGGTTCTTAAGCCTCCTCTTAGTGTCAGCGGTGTCAG TCGTTTTTTGTGTTGCTGAGCTGAAGTTGGAGGCAACTGCTGGAGATAATGTCACTATATCCTTCAGAACTGCTGAACTGGAAGGAGCCGATAAAGTGAGGATAATTTTTACAAGAGACGATCAGAAAAAGTTGATTGCGCACTACTTCTGTTTCCATCACGGAGACTGTCATGTCGAGGAAAGAGCAGGAGTCTCACTGAGAATTGAAGAAGGGGTCTTTACTCTTCTTAATGTCAGCTCTGAAAGCTCAGGTCTCTATGAAGCACAAGTGTTCAACGGAAAAGATGTTCCTAAGAAGACTGTTACTCTTGTCGTCA AACCACAAATATCCTCCAGTAGATCACCTCCACAAACCTCCACCTCACAACCTCCACAAACCTCCACCTCACAACCTCCACAAACCTCCATCTCTGAACGCAGAAGGATATATGCATTGATCGCTCTAGTTCTGTTCTTGGGGGTCTTGGGAGTTttaggagtttgtttcttctataaaaacatgagg ACTGCGCATCTGCAAAAAACGAACGGGAAAGAAATTGTAGTGACCGTGTAG